The following are encoded in a window of Gemmatimonadota bacterium genomic DNA:
- a CDS encoding NAD(P)-binding domain-containing protein, translated as MRSVICVHERFDASWPFVADHWNRRWQESGACELYRTEASGTRAPQMVENPSSVHRLVLLGLPADTEDLEPFSGLEELYHDAAGQSNAGLDGAHARGVNIIRPRGTIQWGQTVAEFALGLTISALRRIPQTYVEMMESHETWKYKPDVGKPGQRGAQFGDDPRFVSGTIAGKRVRVVGIGNIGGRYASWCSNMGADVAVWDPFAPEASFTLAGVRRCFDLSELVKDADIFAPMVPLKDDTRGLVGPEAIRTLPHQSLVVLVTRAAICDTETLYQRVLNDELSLAADVWDIEPVRLDSPLLGRHNVVHTPHNAGRTIDANHARADDAINRFRPRSS; from the coding sequence ATGAGATCAGTAATCTGTGTTCACGAACGCTTTGACGCCTCCTGGCCCTTTGTGGCCGACCACTGGAACCGCCGCTGGCAGGAATCGGGAGCGTGCGAACTCTATCGCACCGAGGCATCTGGGACTCGAGCGCCACAGATGGTGGAGAATCCTTCATCGGTACATCGGCTCGTCCTCCTTGGCCTTCCGGCGGACACTGAGGATCTTGAGCCATTTTCTGGTCTTGAGGAACTCTACCACGATGCAGCAGGCCAATCAAACGCTGGCCTCGATGGCGCACACGCCCGTGGGGTGAACATCATTCGCCCTCGTGGTACCATTCAATGGGGACAAACGGTTGCTGAGTTTGCGCTCGGACTCACAATAAGTGCATTGCGACGGATACCGCAGACCTACGTGGAGATGATGGAGAGCCACGAGACCTGGAAATACAAACCAGACGTAGGCAAACCCGGACAGAGGGGCGCTCAATTTGGCGACGACCCACGCTTTGTGAGCGGCACCATTGCTGGGAAGCGAGTACGCGTCGTTGGCATTGGTAATATTGGAGGACGGTACGCTTCATGGTGTTCGAACATGGGAGCAGATGTGGCCGTCTGGGATCCATTTGCTCCGGAGGCATCGTTTACGCTCGCCGGTGTCAGGCGATGCTTCGATCTCTCAGAACTCGTGAAAGACGCCGATATTTTTGCGCCGATGGTCCCCTTGAAGGACGATACGCGTGGGCTGGTTGGCCCGGAGGCCATTCGCACATTGCCGCATCAATCGCTCGTCGTTCTGGTGACACGCGCAGCGATCTGCGACACCGAAACACTGTATCAACGGGTCCTCAATGACGAACTCTCTCTGGCCGCAGACGTCTGGGACATTGAACCGGTGCGTTTGGATTCTCCACTGCTTGGCCGCCACAATGTGGTCCACACGCCGCACAATGCCGGGCGCACGATTGATGCAAATCACGCGCGGGCAGACGATGCAATAAACCGGTTTCGGCCGCGTAGCTCGTGA